From the genome of bacterium:
CCGTGCGCAGTTCGAGTGTGGGCTCGAGGGTGGCGGTTTGGCTCTGGCACGCGACGGCGGCGAGCAGGAAGAGGCTGGTCAGGAGCGTCATGGGTTTCATGGATGGGCCCTTTGCAGAGGGTTAATGGCGCTGCGGAGGATAACAGTGATAATATACGAGATTTGCAGGAGAATAAAAAATAAAAATAGCAGGGAAGGGGGTTGCGGTCGATGAGGTGGGCCCGAGCGGTGGCGCCAGCCGGGTCGGTAGGAGAGGAGGGCGGGCTCCCGCGCCCACCCGGAAACGGCATGGGCCTCGGCTGCTGCGGTGACGGGCGCGGTCGAGAGGAATGTGGCACACGGTTTGCCAGCTTTGCAGCGTACCAGGGCCGCCTTAATTCCTGGTGCTGTAAATAAAGAGATTAAGCACATAATTAACGCGCCGGGGGTTTCAGAAGCCGGCGCCGTTGTCATCCTGAAGTGACAGGTGTCAGCTTTTTATGGGAGGAGCGTTGATGAAACCGCAGAGTGTGATCGCTACAGGCCGAAGGGGCCTTTGCCTGCTTCTTACCCTGACCGGTCTGTCCTTCGCGGCCGGAACCCCGGTCTGGTGGGATAATCCCAAGGGACTGCCCAACTGGACCAAAACCGAGGCCACGGGCACCGCCTCCAACACCGGCCCCCAGGCCCAGTACATCATCGCCAAGATCGATGTGCCCAATACCTACCGCGAGAATTACTCCAAGTATGTTTGGGCCCAAGTGGAGTGGAGCCTGGTCAACGGCACCGGCAAATTCATGACCGGCTTCACCGATCACCTGATCAAATGGCTCAACAGTGTCGAGCAGTGCCCGCCCACGCCCGAGACGGAGTATCCCGAACCGGACGGCTATGGCTTTATGAAATGTGAAGGCGATTTTGTCCCTGAATTTGGCTTCGCCAACGGCTACGAACTCTCCTACACCAAGATCACCCCGCAGCCGGCCTGCGAGCGTCTTGAGGTCCGGTTCGAGGTCGGACCCAACAGCCGCATCGATTACCGGGTCGAGATCCAGACGGTCTGCATCAACTGGGATTTCGGCGACGCCCCGGATCCCACCTATCCGACTCTGTTAAAGAACAATGGCGCGCGCCACATCATCACAGCCGATTGCTTTCTCGGCACAGCCATCGACAAGGAGGAAAATGGCCAGCCCAATGCCGATGCCAGCGGCGATGACCTCAACGGCGATGATGAGGACGGCGTCATCTTTGCGGAGCCCGATCATCTCACTCAGGGCAGTCCGTCCGCTCTCACCGTCACCGCCTCGAAGGCCGGCTGGCTCAATGCCTGGGTTGACTTTAATGGTAACGGCAGCTGGGCGGAAGCCGGCGAGCAAGTCTTTGCCGGGGTTGCGCTACAGGCTGGCGCCAATACCTTGAATTTCACCATTCCTGCAGAAGCCAAGGTCGGAGTTACCTTCGCCCGCTTCCGGTTCGGCACGGATCGGACGCTCTCGTTCACCGGCCCGGCGGGTGACGGCGAGGTTGAAGATTATCCGATCACCATCCTCCCGGCTGAGTACGACTTCGGCGATGCTCCCGATCCTTTATTCCCGACCCTGCTCGCCAGTGACGGCGCCCGCCACCGCCTCGGCAATCTGCGCCTCGGTAAGCTCATCGATGCGGAACCCGATGGCCTCCAGTCTGCCGATGCCAAAGGGGATGATGCCGACAGCCTGGCCGATGAGGATGGCGTGGTCTTTGACGAGAAGAGCCTGATCACCGGCCACAAGGGATCGGTGGTGGTGACGGCTTCCTCTCCGGGTTTTCTTAACGCCTGGATCGATTTCAACGACAACGGCCACTGGAGCGAGGCCGGGGAACAAATATTCAAGGATAAGATCCTCAACGCCGGCGAGAATGCCCTGAGCTTCTACATTCCGGATACCGCCAAGACCCGGGCTGTGTGCGCCCGGTTCCGTTTCAATTCAACCGGCAAACTTGAACCTGCCGGGGCCGCCGAAGACGGCGAGGTCGAGGATTACAAGATCCGCCTCGACGTCCCTGTCGAATTGTCCTCTTTCACAGCAAGAATCCAGGCCGGGGCGGTGGTGCTCGAATGGGTGACCCGTTCCGAGACCGAGAATCTCGGTTTCCATCTCTTCCGCGCCGAGGGTTCAGGCGAGTTCGCCCAGATCACCGCAAGACTGATCGACGGGGCCGGCACCAGCTCCGGCACCCACACCTACAGCTATGCGGATGAAGCGGTCGAGCCCGGGAAGACCTACCGCTACAAGCTGGCAGACCTTGACCGCAGCGGCCATCTGCAGTTCGGCGCGCCGGTCGAGATCACCGTGGCGGCGCCGAGTGACTTTGATCTGGGGCAGAATTATCCCAATCCCTTCAATCCCACGACCATCATTCCCTTCAAGCTGAAAAATGCCGGCTTTGTCTCGCTGGATATTTTCAACATGAAGGGCCAGCTGGTGCGCTCGCTCGTCCGGCGGGCTCTGCCCGCGGGATCGCATGCGGTGGTATGGGACGGCTGTGACGCAAAGGGCAGCGCGCTCCCGAGCGGTTCCTACATCTATAAACTGAAGACCGCCGGTTTCGAGCACGCCCGGCGGATGGAATATATTAAATAAGGTTTCCCCTAAGGCGCTGCTGCCAGTGCCCCCACCACTGTGCAGCAGCGCCTCCCCCCTTCGTCCCTGTCGATCCCTTCTTCTAAGGTACGCCGTCTTCGGGCTGCAAGGGCAAGATACGCCTCGCGATGCGGTATTTGCTTGCTTTTCACCGCCTCCCTGGTTAAATTGGACGCAAACCGGAGCTGCGCCTGCTCTCCATCCCCTGGCAGGCATGACCGCCAACCGGTTGAAGAAAGGCGTCCAGAGCGAAATGCGTACTCATACGCTGCTCGTTTCAAGTCTTATCTTATCGGTGCCTGGACACGCCCCAGATCATTCCGGAAGATGCTGATGAAATCTTGCGGCGCCATGGAAACGTGGCTCGCCGCGGGCTGTGAGCGTTCATCGACAGCGTCTGTCTCGAACTGCATACCTCGATCTTCAAGAACAAATCCAACGCCATTCCGCCGGAGTGGTGGCCGGCGATGAAGCGATTTTTGAAACGGATGGGATACCGCAACAGGGAGAGAATATGAAGAAGATCCCGCGACGTGAGTTTATCCGGCAGACCGCCCAATGGACGGCGGGACTGGCTTTCAGCGGACTGGCGGGCTGCAAAGGAAGGACGAAGATCGATTCCCGCGGCATATCGGCAAAGGTCCCGATGCCGATCCAGATCGTGATCGATGACGTGGGCTGGTGGTCGGGCGAGGATGGCAGCGCCCGTCAGGAGCCCTATCGAACCGGCATAAGGCGCCATCATGTCCCGGCGGATTACCAGGCCATAGCCGATCTGGGCAAAACGCTGGGTGTGCGGCCGCAAGCCGCGACGATTCTCTGCGAATGGGACCGGCATAATATTCTGCGCGAGGTTCCGACCAGCACCTGGATGCGCGAGAAATGGGATAACCGTAAATGGGTGGGACCCTGGCTGGAAGAGGCCGCCGATATCATCCGCAGCAACACGCGCCATATTGAACTGACCCTGCACGGCCTCGGACATGAGTACTGGGCCGACCGCCACTTCACCCGGGCCGAATGGGCCGACCGGAGCGGCCGCATGCGGCCGCTGGACCAAGTCGAACGCCACCTCGACTATTACGCCCGTCTGCTCGAGCAAAACCAACTCGGCCCCTTTCCCAAATCCTTCGTCCCCACTGCCTTCCTGCATGGCTTCGGCCCGGCTCCGGGTGAAACGGTGAGCATGGCCCAAGTGCTCAAGCAGCGCGGCATCACCTATATCAACACCCCTTTCAGCACGATGGCCAACGCCGGGGCAGTGCAGTTCGCGGTTTTGGGTGTCGATAACGGAGTGATGACGGTCGATCGCGGGGAGGATCTCTTTGACTGGGATGTCATCGGCGGCACCCCGGCGAACCGGATAAGCGGCCCGACCTGCGGCATGCATTGGCCGAACCTGCTGCACGAGGACCCGGCGCGCAATGGGGAGGTGGTGGAGGGCTGGGTGCGCTATCTCGCGGATTTCAATACCGGCGTGGAGACTCTGCTGGCCCCCGACTCCACCTTCTTCCAGCAGCAGCTGGCGCATCATGTGGGCACGGCGGTTGCGCTCAAAGGGCCCTTAATTGATCTGGATTTCGGCGCCATCCGGCCGGTGCCGGAGGCCCTTGCCGGCCGGCGTTTCATCCTAAAAATCAGCAGCCCGGTCCGGTTGCGTTTCAGCCCCAATCAAATCCGAGTGCTGGAGGAATCCAGTAAAACGGAAAAGGATCAATTCGTTTACACGCTCAGCCTCGAACGGCTCCCCGGATCAGCGACGGCAAGAGTCGGCCTCGAAGCGGCCTGACCCCCCCGCAAGATCGCTCAGGGCCTTTCACGGATCGTAACAAGGAGAACCACCATGAAACGATGCCTTCCCATCCTCCTCGTCTTTTCCCTCCTGATCCCCCTGCGCGCCCAGGAGCGCCGCGATCGCGCGGTGTTCGAGGTGCGCCGGGATGCGAAGCTCGACTCGATTTCGGCTGCCCTGCAAAAGGCCAAACCGCCCCGCGAACCGAAAAAGGTAATGCAGCTCGATTTCTCGACGATTGCCGCGCCCGCCTCCGTCGCGGAGTTCAAGAGCGTCTGGCATTTGCCGCCGATCCTGCAAGGCCTCTCGGGTATGTGCTGGTGTTTCTCGACGACCTCGATGCTCGAATCGGAGGTCTACCGCCAGAGCGGGCGCAAGATCGACCTTTCCGAGCTCTACACGGTCTACTGGGAGCATGTCGAAAAGGCGCGCGAGTTTGTGCGCAGCCGCGGCCAGAGCTTTCACGGCGAGGGCTCGGAGGCCAATGCGGTCTTCCGCATCTGGAAAAAGTACGGCTGCGTCCCGGCGGCCGCTTACACCGGGCTCAGGTCGGGTGCGATCTATCACAACCACGAAAACACCCTTTTCCCCGAGATCCATGCCTACCTCGAGAGCGTCAAATCCACCAACAGCTGGAATGAAGAGGCCGTCGTCGCCACGGTGCGCGCCATTCTCGACCATTACCTCGGCGCGCCGCCGGCAACCGTCACGGCCGACGGGGCTGTCTACACCCCTCAGGAGTATCTCGCCAAAGTGGTGCGGATCAATCCCGATGACTATGTCGATCTGCTTTCGCTGATGGAAAAGCCCTGGTATGCGAGGGTGGAGTACGAGGTGCCGGACAACTGGTGGCATAACGCCGACTACTACAATGTCCCGCTTGACGATTTCATGGCCGTCATTAAAAGCGCCATCCGCAAGGGCTATTCGATCGAGATCGGCGGGGATATGAGCGAGCCCGGCTACTCGCGCGGCGTCGCTGGTATGGCGGTGGTCCCCTCCTGGGACATCCCCTCGGCCTACATCGATAACGCGGCGCGCCAGTTCCGCTTCAGCAACGGCACCACCGCCGATGACCATGGCCTGCACCTGGTCGGCTTTGTGGAGAAGGAGGGAAAAGACTGGTATCTGGTCAAGGACTCGTGGAGTTCGGCTTACAACAGCAGTCATCCCGGCTACTATTTCTTTCACGAAGATTATGTACGGCTGAAGATGCTTGGCTGCACCCTGCACAAGGATGCCGCCAAAGAGGTGCTGGCTAAATTCAAATAGTACAAGGATGCAGACGATAAAAGCCCGGGTCCCTCCGGACCCGGGCTTGCCTCGATCTCACCCGCGCGGCTCTGTCGCACGCGCGCACTTCGGTCCCACTTGAGCGCTTCGGTCCTACCCGGTCCGGTTCAGCTCGTTCCGTTTCGGGTGTCCGCCAGAAAGCGGGGCTGGTACGCATCAGAGCGAGAAGGCCACGCCTCGCTGCGCGCCGATGCTCTTGAGGATCTCGTAAACCTTCTCCTCCAGCGGCACGCCCTCCTGCTTGTGCTTTTCGAAGAGCTCATACTCCTTTTCGCCGTGGATGAAGATCCGGTTGGCGCCATCGGCCTTGGCCGAAGCCTTGAGCCGGTCGATGAAATCGTCCATCTTGTCCTGAAAAATCTCCAACTCGACAAAATTTTCAATCCGGAGGGCCATGAAAAAGTGAGCCACCTCGGCCGGCTGGTTTTCTCCATGCGGACCCTTGCTGTCGACCCTATCGCCATAGGCCCCGCCCGAGAGGACGCCGCAGAGGATGTCGACTAGCACGGCCATGCCGTAGCCCTTGTAGCCGCTGAAGAGTTCGCCTGCGCCGCCGAGGGGGAGGATGCCGCCGCCTGCACGGCTGGTCATGTTTTTCAGCACCTCGGCGGCGCTGGTGGTCACCCGGCCCTCGGCATCCACCGCCCAGCCCTGCGGCAGCGCCTTGCCGAGGCGATCATAGACCTCGAGCTTGCCGCGCGGCACCACCGCGGTGGCCATGTCGAGGAAGAAGGGGCGGTTGCGCCTGGTTGGCGCGGTCAGGGAGATCGGGTTGGTGCCGATGATCATTTCCTTGCCGAAAGTGGGCACAACCAGGGGGGCGGAGTTGGTCATCGAGATCCCGAGGAGTCCCGCCTCGAGCATCATCTGGCTGTAGTAGCCGGCGATGCCGTAGTGGTTGGAGTTGCGCACCGTGACCACCCCGACGCCGCTCTGCCTGGCCTTGGCGATGGCCAACTCCGTGGCGAAGTGGGCAACCACCTGGCCGAGACCGGCGTGGCCGTCGATTGTGGCCGTGGAGGGCGCCTCGCGGACGATCTCGGGCGCTGCCAGCGGCAGGATCGTGCCGTTGATCATCCCGTCGACATAGCGTTTCAGACGGGCCACACCGTGTGAGGGTATGCCGCGCAGGTCGGCTAGAACCAGGTTTTCAGCGCAGATATGGGCTTGGTCCGGCGCGACCCCGAAGGTCTGAAAAACCGCCTGCACGAACTGGAGGAGCTTTTGATCGTTGACGATGATGGACATGGGG
Proteins encoded in this window:
- a CDS encoding GEVED domain-containing protein; translated protein: MKPQSVIATGRRGLCLLLTLTGLSFAAGTPVWWDNPKGLPNWTKTEATGTASNTGPQAQYIIAKIDVPNTYRENYSKYVWAQVEWSLVNGTGKFMTGFTDHLIKWLNSVEQCPPTPETEYPEPDGYGFMKCEGDFVPEFGFANGYELSYTKITPQPACERLEVRFEVGPNSRIDYRVEIQTVCINWDFGDAPDPTYPTLLKNNGARHIITADCFLGTAIDKEENGQPNADASGDDLNGDDEDGVIFAEPDHLTQGSPSALTVTASKAGWLNAWVDFNGNGSWAEAGEQVFAGVALQAGANTLNFTIPAEAKVGVTFARFRFGTDRTLSFTGPAGDGEVEDYPITILPAEYDFGDAPDPLFPTLLASDGARHRLGNLRLGKLIDAEPDGLQSADAKGDDADSLADEDGVVFDEKSLITGHKGSVVVTASSPGFLNAWIDFNDNGHWSEAGEQIFKDKILNAGENALSFYIPDTAKTRAVCARFRFNSTGKLEPAGAAEDGEVEDYKIRLDVPVELSSFTARIQAGAVVLEWVTRSETENLGFHLFRAEGSGEFAQITARLIDGAGTSSGTHTYSYADEAVEPGKTYRYKLADLDRSGHLQFGAPVEITVAAPSDFDLGQNYPNPFNPTTIIPFKLKNAGFVSLDIFNMKGQLVRSLVRRALPAGSHAVVWDGCDAKGSALPSGSYIYKLKTAGFEHARRMEYIK
- a CDS encoding C1 family peptidase; its protein translation is MKRCLPILLVFSLLIPLRAQERRDRAVFEVRRDAKLDSISAALQKAKPPREPKKVMQLDFSTIAAPASVAEFKSVWHLPPILQGLSGMCWCFSTTSMLESEVYRQSGRKIDLSELYTVYWEHVEKAREFVRSRGQSFHGEGSEANAVFRIWKKYGCVPAAAYTGLRSGAIYHNHENTLFPEIHAYLESVKSTNSWNEEAVVATVRAILDHYLGAPPATVTADGAVYTPQEYLAKVVRINPDDYVDLLSLMEKPWYARVEYEVPDNWWHNADYYNVPLDDFMAVIKSAIRKGYSIEIGGDMSEPGYSRGVAGMAVVPSWDIPSAYIDNAARQFRFSNGTTADDHGLHLVGFVEKEGKDWYLVKDSWSSAYNSSHPGYYFFHEDYVRLKMLGCTLHKDAAKEVLAKFK
- a CDS encoding Ldh family oxidoreductase, which produces MSIIVNDQKLLQFVQAVFQTFGVAPDQAHICAENLVLADLRGIPSHGVARLKRYVDGMINGTILPLAAPEIVREAPSTATIDGHAGLGQVVAHFATELAIAKARQSGVGVVTVRNSNHYGIAGYYSQMMLEAGLLGISMTNSAPLVVPTFGKEMIIGTNPISLTAPTRRNRPFFLDMATAVVPRGKLEVYDRLGKALPQGWAVDAEGRVTTSAAEVLKNMTSRAGGGILPLGGAGELFSGYKGYGMAVLVDILCGVLSGGAYGDRVDSKGPHGENQPAEVAHFFMALRIENFVELEIFQDKMDDFIDRLKASAKADGANRIFIHGEKEYELFEKHKQEGVPLEEKVYEILKSIGAQRGVAFSL